DNA from Biomphalaria glabrata chromosome 14, xgBioGlab47.1, whole genome shotgun sequence:
tctaaATCAAGACGATCATTATCTAATGAGAGGATTTTCAATAGATAGAAATTGATAGATCTATTAGATTTAGGTCTATATAGATTTTATTGACAATGAATGGTACCATTTAAaggtaaaaaatcttttatatctagaacagcggttctcaaccttttaggctcgacgacccctttttacaaccctcCCACTCTGCTATGACTCCCCTTCCCCGCACatacatacagcaacagaagaatagacaataacaatccattttttcaatgatCTTCCGCGACCCCTGGAAAATCGTCAATCgatccccaagggggtcgcgacccacaggttgagaacccctgatctagaagcaaaacaatttacaaaaatgaacatttatttagtttagtaGATAGACTTGCTTACAAatgtacatttagatctaatagtGAGTAGGGCctaatatacatttacatttttctatatttaactaataaactaaaaactacTGCTTTAAAAGCCCAGTGTGGTAGTACCTTAGTCCTCGAGATCCACTTATTGCAAACGTCGAGAAACGACTTGTAGATCTGCATGAAAGTGAGTCACACAAGGAATTTTCATATGCAGTTTTATTATTGAACATTCAAAACATTGCTCCTCATCTGGTTGTTCTTGCTTAAAAACTCAGCAGATTCAACAGCTGTCAACAGCTTTTGTAAGAATTTTTTGTGAATCTAAGGAAAGTTCCTTTTCATTCATGTACAGTTTAATGACCAGTGAAACAAACATacttttaaagcatttaaaaaaaaatcaagcatgttttgattttcaaacacATTAATTCTTTGTAGTTTTAGAGAGAGAAGGTGTCACAATACCTGTAAAGCtattgtctatttttttatagaaggcTAAGACTTCCTGGACCCAGATATAAAGCTGTCAAAGTCCTCTCAtctaaatgtacaaacaatagtgcctTGTATGCATTTTATGTGTATGAGTGCAGTAAAGCTCATGCAATGTAATATGTAACATTATATAGAGAAAATATTGAATATAATTAATtctacataatttaaaaagaattcaACAACTTCTTATTTGAGTTGCGATTGGCCGGTTCATAAACGCGGGTGTGGAAAATTTCTAACTCTTGATGCACTTGTATATTTTTTACGACCAAAATTAAGTAATActaaaatagatataaaaagatatacataaTGCAATGAGATTGTATTGTTAACACATTTCAACAAAAATGTCTGCTCAATACTCCTTGGTTTTAGTAGAAAATTACTTCAACCTAACCCAGGGGTTCCATGTTACATCAAAAGATGCCATTTTGTGTACTATTTCACACATTTTAGAATTATGCTATGCACATAAGCTCAAAatatcacagtttataaattaaCACTACATATTCATAATtggaaggctttttttttttaatctgggGTGCAGAATTAGAAGTATtgataaatgaaacattttgataaatcatttaataatttatctGCCTTTAGCAACACTTCTATTTTGTCATTAGTATAAATTATTATGTGCAAGCATATGATGAAAATATATAACCAGTTCTGCTGCTGAAACTAGTGTGATTGATATATTTTTCTGATGCCTTACTCATAGATATTTGCCTTATGATACTACAAAATTATTCAGGAATTATTGTTCAAATAGTCTTGTTGGCTATTGTTGTTAGACAAGCTTCTTTTTCTCTAATTGCTTAAAGGAATAAGCAAGATACCCTGGAAATTTGGGTTTTTAGGGGTCTGATTTttcttcctgtttttttttttttttaatctgggtTATtagtaaatttagattttgatcTAAATTTCTTTGCATTTGCTAGTTCTGTTCCTGTAAGCAGCCATTTTGAATCAAAATTGGCCTGCAAGACTTTCGCTTTACACTTGcactaagctttttttttttttagcatgttAAAGgaataataatctttttaaagttaaaagaaaaagatcttttacatttttcaaatttttttttggtgtttgttcaaaatcattaaaattaataatataatcagtAAATTgctgttaaatttttaaaaataaaaacgagCTTCAAAGACTCATTTTTAAATGCATTCAttccttaatgttttcttttttctagaactaaaaatattttatgatgaAACTATATTAATTAAAACCCTGCAGTATATATTGTCAATATTAGATTATACTAAATCAACCTCTTTGACTAATCCAACTATTATATTACAAGCTTCATCAATAATTACACCCAGACTCTGTGCATTAAAATGATAGACCtactaattacatatttaaCTATATTGGGGATCTAAATATTCTGGCCTTGTGTAGTGTTGGTTTTCAGGGTTTAGTGGGAAAATAAATGGCACCCCTGAAACAAAGAGCAGCTTACTGTTATTAGCTTAGATTAGTGTTAAAATCCCCAATAAAGTCTGCTTCACTTTTAAGATGTTTCTCAAATTTGCCACCAACCATAACTGCAATTTAGACAAATTCTCAatcctgtcttttttttttttttttcaatatatcaTTATACATCATCCTAGAGGGTAAAAAAGTTACTTGTCATTGTAGTGTTCacaaatgaaaataatagagCTTTCATATCGGcctaaaaactattaaaaaccTTGTTTAATGTTCATAAAAAATTATAGTAAAATATAAAgcaatgaaattattaaaatgtttttttcttcttacatGTAAATTTTAGGATGTGACCAACACAAAGGGTAATGAATTTGAGGATTTTTGCCTTAAAAGAGACctattgatgggaatatttgaAAAAGGATGGGAAAAGCCATCACCTATTCAAGAAGCAAGTATTCCAATAGCTCTAACAGGCCGGGATATTTTAGCACGTGCAAAAAATGGAACAGGCAAGACTGGAGCATATGCCATTCCTTGTTTGGAAAAAGTTGATGCTTCTAAAGATTTAGTACAAGGTACAGCTATTgcacaaataattatttaactgTAATACACGTTTTATTTTATGTCTGTCTTCATGATATTTAAGAATTTaacttaaattaaatttgtcttTTGTGTCATATTACcttgcttatatcaactctctctttctggccaaaatattttacatgctaTTTTTCCATTTaccacaattattcattgtcggtGACTACACATgaagcaataaaataaaatggaccAGTTAGTTAATCAGTCAGTCataattagtttattttgtgtttacaagtaaaatgtactaaaatatactaaatttttactttaaaagcACGAGTAGAAATTTATATATCATTTATAAGCAAACTTTAAATGTGAAATTTATATATAAGTGATGCACTCTCACTCAATATAAACaaggtttttaaaatttagtttttagattgaatttgttttatattatttttgcagCTCTTATAATAGTACCTACCCGAGAACTTGCCTTGCAGACTAGTCAGATTTGCATTGAACTTAGCAAACATATTGGTTGTCGTTGCATGGTAACTACTGGAGGCACAAATCTTAAAGATGATATTTTGAGGTTAACAGAACCAGGTAACTGTAATAAGCTATGAAAATCACAAAAATGTAAATCTACATTAAGATTTATTATTCTTTGTTTACGATTTACTTATAGAAAGATTTTCAATCAAATAGTTGTTGAGAAATCTGGGTGTTTTTagtaattagaaaaatatttggaACTGAGAGTAAGAATTGTccttttagtttctctttttgTATTGCAATATTTGTATTTAACAGCATAAAAGagtttttaaacttttgttaaatatttaaatttattactttttgtttcagTTCATGTAATAATAGCAACTCCTGGACGCATTCTTGATTTAATGAACAAAAACTTGGTTAAAATACAGAATTGTGGAACACTTATTTTAGATGAGGTAAAATCATTTCAGTCTattacagacctgcctaccgttacgcaaaatgcgtattcgttacgcaaaatctccaaaaaatgaccgtcagtacgcaaatacgcattgaacccgtcgcgttacgcatttcgtatcctttttttcccctctcttgactagcttacgagcggtcacggaggtcacgctaagccgtcctgtttgggggggggcagaaaaggtgggggaacacattgtgtccagatctatacgttgattggttcttaaaagcaattagatttagtctagaaatgaagaacgcgggAGTGAgtgagtggcgggttggtaccgtcagttagctgatacaccgtgactttttttttttgtgttcattagtagaaattatgttgaatccctgattcatttgtatagaaaaaaatatcgaagtgctatcgattcaaaacacattgagtgacattgtagatatctagtctagatctagttaacttgttatacaggagtagatctagagtctagctagtcattacgttatgtcatgattctctacattactctacaatctagatccaatttacaatttagttgtagtatgatttagatctagatcgataacatctactaccatctagtctagatctagactagattcttagtcttagtatagaatagatcaaggatgaaggtaggcctacgaaagttgtggagtagacctacgtttgtagcggatccacggcatcggtaacactcttgaggcCAGATCTagagattatattcattatatagacatagatctagatctagtctagatatctctattgtcgtattgatttagattgtagatatagatctaatcatgacatttagatctaatattatatatacacacacacatatagatgtatatatattatatatgacaaaatagtggatcgcgtaagtcacggtaagtgttacgcattcaggtgccaaaatacgcattttgaccatcagcgttacgcatttggacttttattggtaggcaggtctgctattatattatttatcatatcttttaaaattgatataagtaattttactaatataatttatattccTTTTTTGTAGGCTGATAAGTTATTGTCTCAAGATTTCAAAGGCATGCTTGATAGTATTATTGGTCATTTACCTAAAGATAGACAAATAATGCTTTACTCGGCTACATTCCCTCTAACTGTCGAGGCTTTCATGGTAAGAATGCATTTATCTTTAACTATATGTCAAGCAGACTTTTTGTAATAGTGTGGATGGTTGCATTAAGTAGTGCTTGTAATATTGTAATTAATTTTGCTGAAACTAGGAGTAATAAGCTTATATAACTTAGGAAAAATTGCCAATCATGAACAATGATATTTTTCAAAATCTGTTTTAGCCCTTTCATAAAAATGCTAACTTATTAATAAACGGATGTTCACATGCTCAGTACTGCAGTTTAATTTTAGTCCCCATAGACTATCAAAAGAAATGCCTGGTGGAAAACTTGTGTTTTCATATTGTTATAAGGATGCTCCATGAAATTTTAGCATATGATGAAAATACATAACCAGTTCTGCTGCTGAATAATAGTATGATTGATATATTTTTCTGATGCCTTTTTCATGGAAATATGTCCTATCAGGTAACTATTGTAAGGGCTGGAAATGATTGACACTTGAGTTTTGATGCATTCAAATTCtggaaatatttttcaaatattaggatagtttatgttattattaacaGATGTTGATTACACTCTATggcaataaaatgtttgttgtaaaatgttttacatgtttcggatgttccttcagagttgaaggtagtttacttcctagtcccgcaggtttgaacccaggaccatcaataaatccaaatgacagtccagcgcgcaaaccgcacgacttAAATAGCTCATGTTCCACTTATTTAATTCTGCTAattctgaattttaaaaaaaaaatcaggttatttttattttatttagatcttttgaaaaaaatcaagacaagatctagatcttaccTGAAGTGGTAGATTCTGAATTcttgtagatatagatctacttctagaccATCTATTATTACTACGAAGTTCAGACCTGCCTActgttacgcaaaatgcgtattcgttacgcaaaatctcccaaaaatgacagtcagtacgcagatacgcatttaacccgtcgcgttacgcattttgtatccttccccccctctcttgactagcttacgagcgtgagttacgagcggtcacggaggtcacgctaagccgtcctgtttgggggggggataaacagaaaaggtgggggaacacattgtgtccagatctatacgttgattggttcttaatagcaattagatttagtcaagaaatgaagaacgcgagagtgagggagtggcgggttggtaccgtcagttagctgatacaccaacatgacttttttttttgtaagttcattagtagaaattaattatgttgaatccctgattcccgtatttatttgtatagaaaaaaatatcgaagtgctatcgattcaaaacacattgagtgacattgtagatatctagtctatatctggattctagatctagaatctagataacttgttatacagaaatagatctagctagagtctagctagtcattacgttatgtcatgattctctacattagtaattactctacaatctagatccaatttagttgtagatctagtatgatttagatcattttagattgactagattctagatctagatcgataacatctactaccatctagtctagatctagactagattcttagtatagaatagatcaaggatgaaggtaggcctacaaaaGTTTGgagagtagacctacgtttgtagcggatccacggcatcggtaacactcttgagcccagatctagcgtagattatatagacatagatccagatctagtagatatcatctctattgtcgtattgactttttttggtaggcaggtctgaaaGTTAAAACTGAAGTAAAATCTAGATAATTagcattaaattaaaattgaacCTATAATCTATgatacattttataatttctaGAATAttgtacatctagatctagaattttgtAAATCTCTTCTTTACTAGTAACTGTAGATCTATTTCTGAAATGTAGATCTTGGATATCTAATGACTATTagactaaatatttttaattctttttttcctAAATTTTCTCCTCCTTTGGATAGTactattcattttgctcatttgtatttcactatcctgttatgattaaacttcaataactttttatcagaaaatattgtatttggtattgaattgtaggagaatgcatgctctttttacacaacataaattaaagtttataaatccaaaatccatttagtttaatgggggaaatcaacgttggcattgtcaattaggagagaaagttaAACCATTAGTTAAGGCGATTGAACTcatcatttaataatttagataAAACTTTTGATTTCCAGCATTGGACATAATTAAGATACTTAAATAAATTACAGGTTGTCATAatgttaatttatattatatatatctaatatataagaaGCAAACTAGCATTGTTAAGTAATAATGGAAGTTCTATTTATTGCGGTTGCAATATATGGTTGCAAAACTTAAACTTGTAAATGTTCGTCTTTGGGACCCATAATTCTACCTCGTTTTCAACCTGGGTGTTCCTTATTCtaatatgtctgtctatatatatatatatatgtatacttagtccatcatttgtaaaacaatattaaattttattttgtaatgcaATAATTCTACTACTTTTAGGTAGAGTAATAAATTGATACTGTGACAATAACCTCTAATTATCAATAAGAAActcatctatagtttttttctatagatttagatatttgttttatatctagtaattcttttttctgttaaattaaaaaatctgaataatcccagctaaaaataaaaaaaatcctagatgATTAGCCTACAGCTTTCTATATGATGAAAACATTCCAGTTCTGCTGCTGAGCTGTTTGAATGACTACCATTATCTGATCACATACATTAAAACAGTTATTAAAAcacttttgcttttatttaagtGTGGCTTAAACCTTAATTGTCCTTGTTTCAGAGAAAACACCTGAAAAACCCTTATGAAATCAATCTCATGGAGGAGCTTACTTTAAAAGGAGTTACACAATACTATGCCTTcgttcaagaaaaacaaaaggttcactgtctcaatacattattctcaaaagtaagtttttatttttaaaataaggcaagcagtaatgtttatttttttacacttaaagctttcaaactaaaaaatccAAGTACTCACCatgctatgttgttgttttttttctttttgtagctTCAAATCAACCAGTCCATCATATTCTGCAATTCTACACAACGTGTTGAGTTGCtagcaaaaaaaattacagaactAGGTTATTCTTGTTACTATATTCATGCTAAGATGAACCAACAGCATCGCAATAGAGTGTTTCATGACTTCCGAAAAGGACTCTGTAGAAATCTAGTATGCTCAGGTTAGATAATTTTCTTAATCTCATGATTCTCATTGATGCTAAGTTGACTTGATTTTACTGAAATTGaccataaaattttttaatttcaaactaTTACTACTGTGAAtatatcccttttttttttttttttttttttttttgaggaatcAAGTGaagaatattatttaaattagatAATCACATTTCTGCTATTATTTGTGTTCAAATCTGATGGTCTAAGGTTATTTTATAGACCTATTCAACTGCTGAAAGGCTCACATTATAGGCTAGTTATGTGTTAATATGCCTTTAAACTCTTTGTCTTAACAATACTAGTTTTCATGTTTTGATGACATTATTCATTTTATCAATTTGTAGTCTATTATTTTTTCAGTAGTAAATATTTTGTATCCAtatttacacataaaacaatagttgaaaatataagagaaattCAAACTATGCTAGAAATAGATTTTCATAATCACTGGTTATGACAGGGTTGGTAGCACTCCTAAAATTCTCATAAAAAATGAAGTCTactaaaatcctaaaattctcaTAAAAAAGGAAGTCTactaaaatcctaaaattctcaTAAAAATTGCCAGAATTCTCTtaaaattt
Protein-coding regions in this window:
- the LOC106055209 gene encoding ATP-dependent RNA helicase cgh-1-like, translating into MAKEELRQNDNANEQGWKAKLNVPPPDHRIRTSDVTNTKGNEFEDFCLKRDLLMGIFEKGWEKPSPIQEASIPIALTGRDILARAKNGTGKTGAYAIPCLEKVDASKDLVQALIIVPTRELALQTSQICIELSKHIGCRCMVTTGGTNLKDDILRLTEPVHVIIATPGRILDLMNKNLVKIQNCGTLILDEADKLLSQDFKGMLDSIIGHLPKDRQIMLYSATFPLTVEAFMRKHLKNPYEINLMEELTLKGVTQYYAFVQEKQKVHCLNTLFSKLQINQSIIFCNSTQRVELLAKKITELGYSCYYIHAKMNQQHRNRVFHDFRKGLCRNLVCSDLFTRGIDIQAVNVVINFDFPKHSETYLHRIGRSGRYGHLGVAINLITYDDRFALHKIEQELGTEIKPIPKTIDPSLYVAEAQQVDPEAEEEYYRQQQNQQQQRTNNNHQQQAPRGQPTHQQQTVA